The Solanum dulcamara chromosome 2, daSolDulc1.2, whole genome shotgun sequence region TCCATGTTTGAATTATAGTAGTAGGATTTTCTTGTCTTGTTGAAGAGAGGGATCTCGTATTTTATTATCTACTAGTGGAGTATTCCTTTTTTCGTTTCTGAaagatattaatttttttttattgtccaCAGGATTCTTTATGTCTACGAAGCTTTTCAATGAGTTCTGCTTGATAccaaagttaaaaaatatttccttAGAAGATCGTATGGAAGAATTTTAGCTGTGGTAAtagtttccaaaaaaataaaaaaggaatcATTTATCTAGGAATACCAAAGAAGCTATGAATAAGAGTAGTCATCAGTTGGGTTCCATTAGTAGTAGTGATCTTATTGATGCAAAGCTTGAAGAGCACCAATTGTGTGGATCTAAACAGTGTCCTGGTTGTGGACACAAGCTCGAAGGAAAGCCGGTACGGATTTTACTTTCATAACTACTACTTATATTTAATATTCTTTGCTTCATTACTAAGATTtccataagaaaaaaaataggctATGATTTAGCTTACATAGTACGGATTTTACTTTCATCCaaagtactcatactacacaaATTTCCTTTTGATTCAAATTCCAGAAATGTTTCTTTCTCTATAGGAGTAAATATTGTCATTTCGAAAGGGTGTCTTTTTGTTTTAATTCTgggtttttttccttttatgttTATCAAGAGTATTTTGttgtcttttaattatttttctagtttttttttttttgcaggaCTGGGTAGGTCTACCAGCAGGAGTGAAGTTTGACCCAACAGATCAAGAATTGATAGAACACCTTGAAGCAAAAGTAGTGGCTAAAGAATCAAAATCCCACCCTTTGATTGATGAGTTCATTCCTACTATTGAAGGAGAAGATGGTATTTGCTATACTCATCCTGAGAAACTTCCAGGTGTTCGACTCTTTCTCTCCTACCTACAAATAGTACAAGAAATATTGGCATTTCCGTGTACCATAATTCAGGGAATTAGGTTTTACTATATATGTAGTTTTCTTGTAATTTGCAAGAGAGAAATAAAGGACACTTCCTTGTCTTTATTCTCCTTGTCATGTTTTTTCCTTACTCATATTCAAGAAAGTGTGTTTAAGAATTTTTACATTATCAATTTACTTCTAAGATAACTGCACGGAATAATTAGAATTAGTTACCAAAAAATAACCCTCTAATGACATTTAGTGTGAAGATTATATTTTGGGTTTGTCCAACCTAACTTTGATTTTTACTTTGTTTAGGTGTTACAAGGGATGGACTAAGTAGACATTTCTTCCACAGACCATCAAAAGCATACACAACAGGtacaagaaaaagaaggaagatCCAAACAGAATGTCAAGACTTGCAAGGAGGTGAAACCCGTTGGCACAAGACAGGTAAGACTAGGCCAGTAATGATGAATGGGAAGCAAAGAGGTTGTAAGAAAATTCTTGTTCTCTACACAAACTTTGGGAAGAACCGTAAACCGGAGAAGACAAACTGGGTAATGCATCAGTACCATTTGGGACAAcatgaagaagagaaagaaggtgaACTTGTGGTGTCAAAGATATTTTATCAGACTCAGCCAAGGCAATGTAATTGGAGTAACACTACTAGCAGTGCTGCTGGAGAAGCCAACAGTGATGTTAATAGCAGAAGGGATAGTGGAAGTGGAAGCTGTTCTTCATCAAAGgacatcaacaataataatattccTTCTTCTCATAGGGATGAATTGTCTGCTGCTGTTTGTGCTGCTATGTCAACTTACTCTACCATGGATATTCAACAATACAAACCTGAACATTTTAGCTTTCTCCCATTTAGGAAAACCTTTGATCATGAGGTATTCATTCTTTTTTCTACatatattcattctttaaatcACCTTTCACTCATGTATACTAATGTGATACAAACTATTCATATTCTAGTCTTATCGGTCTATGAaatttttcatcttttcttttgaaattttttatcatttttaatgtCTTCTATCAGGCCATTTTCGTCACGTGATATGTAGGATAACAGTTAATAGTATTTTTTCCTAAGACTCAATAACTATTTAGCTCCATGAAACGTCAAATTGATACCAGACAAGAAGAAAACAAGACTCGAGCAAAATATACGCTGTTTTTAAGTTTCCACATACACATTGCTTAAATAAGTAGCAACGAAAATTGTAGCAGTAGACGAGctatcaaaaaggaaaaataaaaaatgcatATCAATCTACTCGTAATATTGAAACTTAACATTAGAAAAAAAACAGTTTAATAACAAAATGTGATAATGAATTTTTTTGCAGGCAGGCATGGTAGTAGGTGAAGGTTCAATTGCAAGGGAAGGTGGTCCGGCAGCAGCAGCACCAGACGAGCGTGATATGGGGGAGCTACAGAACCCACATGATCCTCAGCTccaccaacaccaacaccaacagCAGCACCAGCAGCATCATCTGGTTGCATCCACTGCATTCCACATTAGCAGGCCAACACCCCCAATATCAGCCATTATAAGTCCGCCTCCTCTCCATAACACTTCCGTTATTCTTGGTGAAGATGCCTTCCATGTTCCAAGATCTATAATCCTTCCAAATGACAACTTTCAGGTAACTCAGAAACAGAATCACTTTCTTCttactttttccttttataatgAAGTAGGGACAGCTAAAAGAAAAGAGTATTCTAAGTCATACAGTTTGAATTCCTTCCATTATAAAATACTCTCTCGGTCTCGATTTATGTTGTATCCTTAGAATTTTGAGagttaatcaaatatttttatatattttaaaaatattttaaattattaattattaattattgtaatttataatacCTTTTATAtagatttaaaatatataaattttattttacaatCAAAAATTATAAACTTGAATCTGAAAATTTCAACTGttccacataaattgagaccgagaaaataaatttgacgCTATTAGCTCATTTGAAAGAAAATCATGTGTGATTATTCATTAAAAATGAGATTTGCAATCTACATATAAGACACATTACATAGGGGCGGATGTAGTAAATAGACGggattcacatgaacccaataATTTTGACTTACacatatgttattatttttaaaagtcactaaataaataaaaataataatttcaaatcGATTACATTAGAttgactttatataaattaaaattcgaccccataaaattcaaaatttgaatttgttacTATATAATAGGCTAatgatataaattaaaaaaatataagttaaAGTCCTACGGATAATGACTGACATGTTGATAGGTAATAAGTAGGTttgaaagaaaaggaagaggaaGTAGAGGTGCATTAGCAAACATGATGAGTTTATATgtcaagtaaaaaaaataggaaacaAGAAATAATCGGCGTTTACACATCCCTGTTTCTTGCAGACAATACATGATCACAAATATGATTATGTTCGACATTTGTTCTAATTGAGTGTATCATCTTTCGGCAGCAACTtcaacaacagcagcagcaacaacaacatcataaactagGAGGAAGGTCTGCATCTGAATTGGAACAATTAATAATGGGCTGCACCTCAACTGATATCAAAGGAGTAAGTTACCTACTTTCTGACCTTCAATTAAAGATTAgatataaatcatacttgttcACAACTAAAAcagaatataataaaaatgaataaaaaaaggGATATGGGTAGGATAAGAAAGTAAATTTACTTCTTTATTTGACTATTAttttaacaaaagaaaaggagcTTAGAGGCGTAGAGACTTTTCCTTTATCTCTTTATCTCTTTATTCTTTCCGAATTTTATGCTCTTATACAACAAGTGATATAAatctttaaataaaaaaaggtgATATAAATCTAGAGCTTGGGAATTTTAGCTTACTCTTTTTTTTAGTATAGCTATATTTTTTACTATGTGAACCATTCtatatttgaaattaattaaattttatatttattattttattcttaattatgtaaTGATTTATAGCTATCCGAATATGTaatgatattttattaaattttatccataattatttagtaatttataattatacaaatatttaatGACATTTTAAgaacataaatattattttttgtattctttTTTAGACTCTACAATTCAAACGAATTCATATAATAAACTGAAACAAATATTAACTTTTTTAGTAAGAAtctgttcacttttacttgtccacttTGAATTCTGTATATTTCTTAAGAAACAATGATTAATATAAAGATTATAGCACAATACTAATATTAACTGATGTATAGATTTAGGTTTGAGaagtaaataattaatattgagtataaaataattttttttccttggtATATTtaaaaagacaaataaaaataaaaattcatttttaaaatgctaaataaataaaaataaacgaaggaactattattataatttatcatatataaaaaaattatttaaatttaaaattatctaAAATAAGTCCATTCAAATAGTATGACTCTTGTTAGAGCCATAATAAATCATTATAGGAAAAGAACAAACAATATTCAATTGCATGCATGGGATTCAGCAGTCAAAAAAGGTAACTGTGATCAAACcgttttcttttacttttccaTCCTTTGGGTTTTTTCtattaaagaagaaaagaagaaaagaagaagaaagaaatgatATGCGAAAGAAAAAGAGTTGCCTCTCCCTTATTCCCTTCCAATCTCCTTTACTTCCTCACCTCTCTCTTCTTCCCTTGCCACTTTCATATTGTACCattttcttcataaaataattttatttttgttattttcttttgtcTTAATTTATGAAATACTTCCTTTTTTAGTTTATCAATTCTTcttatctttttatatttataaaagaaattaaactTTAAAATTCTAAGTTCACTTTTAATAAGATAATTTATAattgacataatacataaacagaGCCTCAACTGACAAGTAATCATTTTAACTATATAAATGCACATTTAGACACCTTaattaatctttattttgccaGTTGAATACTCCAATTTACAAAATGATCATCTAGACACTTCTACAATTTATGTGTCACATCAATATCGGGTGTCATTGAGACACAGTAGAGATGAATTGGACTATTTAATTTTCTGTTGAGATGAAGTTGAGGTGTTTAGAAATGTGCACCCTCATTGTTAAAGTACTCACGCGCCAACTAATgtcaaatttaaatatctatttatgtattatgttttATTAGTTATACAAATGTctaaaacttattttaagtaataagtttaaaatatatttctttaccTTTTAACTTCGTGCATGATCAAACAATGGTACACAAACAAATCATAGGGTGAGTTCGGTACCAAGGAAAAttatttctgaaaaatatttttccaattttttcagGTTGGTTGgtcaaatattttgaaaaatattttctttagaaaAATAAGGTCattaaaaataaggaaaatgagTTCCTTGATAAAGTAGGAAAAATGAATTTCCTAATAAAAGTAAGAAAAAGTTGTCCTAGTGACATTCCACATTGATTGTATTCTCTCAACCCTCCAACACACCTCATTTTCAGCCTCACCTCCCATAGCCCTCATCCCCACCATCCCACA contains the following coding sequences:
- the LOC129880504 gene encoding NAC domain-containing protein 75 isoform X2; the encoded protein is MNKSSHQLGSISSSDLIDAKLEEHQLCGSKQCPGCGHKLEGKPDWVGLPAGVKFDPTDQELIEHLEAKVVAKESKSHPLIDEFIPTIEGEDGICYTHPEKLPGVTRDGLSRHFFHRPSKAYTTGTRKRRKIQTECQDLQGGETRWHKTGKTRPVMMNGKQRGCKKILVLYTNFGKNRKPEKTNWVMHQYHLGQHEEEKEGELVVSKIFYQTQPRQCNWSNTTSSAAGEANSDVNSRRDSGSGSCSSSKDINNNNIPSSHRDELSAAVCAAMSTYSTMDIQQYKPEHFSFLPFRKTFDHEAGMVVGEGSIAREGGPAAAAPDERDMGELQNPHDPQLHQHQHQQQHQQHHLVASTAFHISRPTPPISAIISPPPLHNTSVILGEDAFHVPRSIILPNDNFQTIHDHKYDYVRHLF
- the LOC129880504 gene encoding NAC domain-containing protein 75 isoform X1 yields the protein MNKSSHQLGSISSSDLIDAKLEEHQLCGSKQCPGCGHKLEGKPDWVGLPAGVKFDPTDQELIEHLEAKVVAKESKSHPLIDEFIPTIEGEDGICYTHPEKLPGVTRDGLSRHFFHRPSKAYTTGTRKRRKIQTECQDLQGGETRWHKTGKTRPVMMNGKQRGCKKILVLYTNFGKNRKPEKTNWVMHQYHLGQHEEEKEGELVVSKIFYQTQPRQCNWSNTTSSAAGEANSDVNSRRDSGSGSCSSSKDINNNNIPSSHRDELSAAVCAAMSTYSTMDIQQYKPEHFSFLPFRKTFDHEAGMVVGEGSIAREGGPAAAAPDERDMGELQNPHDPQLHQHQHQQQHQQHHLVASTAFHISRPTPPISAIISPPPLHNTSVILGEDAFHVPRSIILPNDNFQQLQQQQQQQQHHKLGGRSASELEQLIMGCTSTDIKGESSITNSQDADWLKYSHFWPDPDNPDHHG